The Syngnathus acus chromosome 3, fSynAcu1.2, whole genome shotgun sequence genome includes a window with the following:
- the LOC119119981 gene encoding aminopeptidase N-like, translating to MGKVYYISKNVGLGLLVLAISALVIILALSIAYDKEKAKNRKAEDQAAVNTDTPNPTPVGSKDPWDQYRLPSALVPTTYNVTLWPRLKPDANGLYVFTGLSDVVFTCIQATDLVVIHASKLNFTTFNGHHASLRDLSGAWMPAIRKSWLVAETEYLVLELSGRLTKGAFYVLHTEFQGDLSDSLEGFYRSEYVEDGVKKVVATSQMQATYARKAFPCFDEPAMKAVFNVTIIHDRDKAALSNARELDARNEVMDGAEVRITRFEPTAKMSTYLLAFIVSDFSYIGSTQENGVQVRVWARTKAIDDGHGDYALSVTGQILQFYENYYNTAYPLPKSDQVALPDFHAGAMENWGLITYRETALLYDPEKSSPGNKQRVASVIAHELAHMWFGNLVTMRWWNDLWLNEGFASYVEYLGADYAEPSWNIKDQMVLDDVLRVFSLDALATSHPLSWKEDEVNTPAQIGGIFNTISYSKGAAVLRMLSGFLGEPVFTKGLSSYLNAFAFKSTVYNDLWEHLQKAVEDTPGLRIPHTVHDIMNRWILQMGFPVVTIDTKTGRVTQKHFLLDPESVVDRPSQFNYRWFVPIKWMKTGVEQQQYWLLHETDSNPQMSASGSNWVLANTNMSGYFRINYDTDNWNRLIAVLEANHLNIPIINRAQIIDDAFNLAQAKMVNVTLALSTTKYLSKETEYIPWQSALGNLYFYFLMFERTEVYGPLQAYTRKLIQPLFGYFARITNNWTTVPERITDQYNQRNAIAMACVVGMPACRDLIRSWFKRWMEDPEQNVIHPNLKGSMYCLGVELGGADEWDFVWRMLENATLASEASRLRSALSCTKVPWLLNRYLEYTLDPTKIRKQDATSTITSVANNVVGMPLAWNFVRAHWKHLFQEYGKGSFGFSSLIRGITMRFSTEFELKELKRFQEDNKEIGFGSGTLALEQAMERTSAQIKWVTENKGLILDWFSAETV from the exons ATGGGGAAGGTCTACTACATCAGTAAGAACGTGGGACTTGGACTACTCGTGTTAGCTATCAGCGCTCTGGTGATCATTTTAGCTCTGTCTATCGCCTACGACAAGGAGAAGGCCAAGAATCGAAAGGCCGAAGACCAAGCGGCGGTCAACACCGACACCCCCAATCCAACCCCCGTAGGGTCAAAAGATCCGTGGGACCAGTACAGACTTCCTTCCGCCCTGGTCCCTACCACCTACAATGTGACGCTGTGGCCTCGACTGAAACCCGACGCAAACGGCCTCTACGTCTTCACGGGACTCTCGGATGTGGTCTTCACCTGCATCCAGGCTACAGACCTGGTCGTCATCCACGCCAGCAAGCTCAACTTCACCACCTTCAATGGGCACCACGCCTCGCTGCGCGACCTATCAGGCGCCTGGATGCCGGCCATCCGGAAGTCTTGGTTGGTGGCAGAGACAGAGTACCTGGTCCTGGAACTCAGCGGCAGACTCACCAAAGGGGCATTCTACGTCTTGCACACCGAGTTCCAGGGAGACTTGTCAGACAGCCTAGAAGGATTCTACAGGAGCGAATACGTGGAGGACGGCGTGAAGAA AGTGGTCGCTACTTCTCAGATGCAAGCCACGTATGCCCGCAAAGCCTTCCCGTGCTTCGATGAACCCGCCATGAAAGCCGTCTTCAACGTCACCATCATCCATGACCGGGACAAAGCGGCTCTGTCCAACGCCCGAGAATTAG ACGCCAGGAATGAGGTCATGGATGGCGCCGAGGTCCGAATTACAAGGTTCGAGCCCACAGCAAAGATGTCCACCTATCTGCTGGCCTTTATTGTCAGCGACTTCTCCTACATTGGGTCTACCCAAGAAAATGGCGTACAG GTGCGGGTATGGGCTCGAACAAAGGCCATTGACGACGGACATGGAGACTATGCTCTCAGCGTGACTGGGCAAATTCTTCAGTTCTATGAAAACTACTACAACACAGCCTACCCGCTTCCCAAGTCGG ATCAGGTGGCTTTGCCTGACTTCCACGCCGGTGCCATGGAGAACTGGGGCCTGATCACCTACAGGGAGACGGCTCTACTCTACGACCCGGAGAAATCGTCGCCGGGGAACAAACAACGAGTGGCCTCCGTCATCGCACACGAGCTGGCGCACATG TGGTTCGGCAACCTGGTGACCATGCGCTGGTGGAACGATCTGTGGCTCAATGAGGGCTTCGCGTCATATGTGGAGTACCTGGGAGCGGACTATGCCGAGCCATCGTGGAACATT AAAGACCAAATGGTTCTGGATGACGTCCTGCGGGTGTTCAGTCTGGACGCCCTGGCCACCTCTCATCCGCTTTCCTGGAAAGAAGACGAGGTGAACACACCCGCTCAGATCGGCGGGATTTTCAACACCATCTCCTACAGCAAG GGGGCGGCGGTGCTCAGGATGCTGTCCGGGTTTTTGGGTGAACCGGTGTTTACCAAGGGACTCAGT TCTTACCTCAACGCGTTCGCCTTCAAATCCACCGTGTACAATGACTTGTGGGAACACCTCCAAAAG GCGGTGGAGGACACCCCAGGCTTGCGTATCCCACACACGGTCCACGACATCATGAACCGCTGGATTCTCCAGATGGGCTTCCCAGTGGTAACCATCGACACCAAGACCGGACGTGTCACCCAGAAGCACTTCCTGTTGGATCCAGAATCGGTGGTGGACAGGCCCTCACAGTTCAA TTATAGGTGGTTTGTGCCCATTAAATGGATGAAGACAGGTGTTGAGCAGCAACAGTACTGGCTTCTCCACGAGACCG ACAGCAACCCTCAAATGAGCGCCTCGGGATCCAACTGGGTGCTGGCCAACACCAACATGTCAGGGTACTTCAGGATCAACTACGACACGGACAACTGGAATCGCCTAATCGCCGTCCTGGAAGCAAACCACCTG AACATTCCAATCATAAATCGAGCTCAGATCATTGACGACGCCTTCAACCTGGCACA AGCCAAAATGGTAAACGTTACACTGGCCTTGAGTACTACCAAGTACTTGTCCAAGGAGACGGAATACATCCCGTGGCAGTCCGCGTTGGGGAACCTCTACTTCTATTTCCTCATGTTCGAACGCACCGAAGTCTACGGACCCTtacag GCGTACACCAGGAAGCTCATCCAACCTCTTTTTGGATATTTTGCGAGGATTACGAACAATTGGACGACAGTACCTGAAAGAATTACCGACCA GTACAATCAGAGGAACGCCATTGCGATGGCTTGCGTGGTGGGCATGCCGGCCTGCAGGGACCTCATCAGAAGTTGGTTCAAACGCTGGATGGAGGACCCGGAACAAAACGT GATTCATCCCAACTTGAAAGGCTCCATGTATTGTCTTGGCGTGGAACTGGGTGGGGCGGATGAGTGGGACTTTGTCTGGAGGATGCTCGAGAACGCCACGCTGGCGTCCGAAGCCTCCAGGCTCAGGTCGGCCTTGTCTTGCACCAAAGTGCCCTGGCTGCTCAACAG ATATCTGGAGTACACTTTGGACCCGACAAAGATCCGCAAGCAGGATGCCACGTCCACCATCACGAGTGTGGCTAACAACGTGGTGGGAATGCCTCTAGCCTGGAATTTTGTCAGAGCACATTGGAAGCACCTTTTCCAAGA ataCGGAAAAGGATCGTTTGGCTTCTCCTCGCTCATCCGCGGAATCACCATGCGCTTCTCCACAGAGTTTGAGCTGAAGGAG CTAAAGAGATTCCAAGAGGACAATAAGGAGATAGGCTTTGGCTCAGGCACCCTGGCACTGGAGCAGGCCATGGAGAGGACGTCTGCCCAGATTAAATGGGTGACAGAGAACAAAGGCCTAATTCTGGACTGGTTCTCTGCGGAAACAGTGTGA
- the ap3s2 gene encoding AP-3 complex subunit sigma-2, with amino-acid sequence MIKAILIFNNHGKPRLIRFYQYFAEDMQQQIIRETFHLVSKRDDNVCNFLEGGSLIGGSDYKLIYRHYATLYFVFCVDSSESELGILDLIQVFVETLDKCFENVCELDLIFHMDKVHYILQEVVMGGMVLETNMNEIVAQVELQNRMEKSEGGLSAAPARAVSAVKNMNLPEIPRNINIGDINIKVPSLSPF; translated from the exons ATGATTAAAGCtatattaatatttaacaACCATGGAAAGCCACGGCTCATCAGATTTTATCAATATTTC gCAGAGGACATGCAGCAGCAGATCATCCGTGAGACGTTTCATTTGGTGTCAAAGAGGGATGACAATGTTTGTAACTTCTTGGAAGGAGGAAG TCTTATCGGCGGCTCCGACTACAAGCTAATCTACCGCCATTATGCCACACTCTACTTTGTCTTCTGCGTGGACTCCTCTGAGAGCGAGCTTGGCATTTTGGACCTCATCCAG GTGTTTGTGGAAACGCTGGATAAATGCTTTGAGAACGTCTGTGAACTGGACCTCATATTCCACATGGACAAG GTCCATTACATCCTCCAGGAGGTGGTAATGGGCGGCATGGTGTTGGAGACAAACATGAATGAGATCGTGGCTCAGGTGGAGCTGCAAAACCGCATGGAAAAGTCGGAG GGAGGTTTGTCTGCGGCACCCGCTCGCGCCGTCTCCGCCGTGAAAAACATGAACCTGCCGGAGATCCCGCGCAACATCAACATCGGAGACATCAACATCAAAGTGCCCAGCCTCTCCCCGTTCTAA
- the LOC119120033 gene encoding mesoderm posterior protein 1-like, producing the protein MANNMSSSSVLEYSLHYQQWFSDSDFSGVSSPETLSPDSSPLLQKAGKAGYTTSRLGVASQGKPGRAVRVRSKQRESASEKEKLRMRDLTKALHHLRSYLPPSVAPTGQTLTKIETLRLAIRYISFLSAQLGDTPSSSSSSSSSSSSCSPYYYASPPPQAPHDMYAQQCQDQAAALHSGSCSFPGMLPPGGSSSTSTQIEYNDYYWA; encoded by the exons ATGGCCAACAACATGTCTTCTTCCTCCGTGCTCGAGTACAGCCTGCACTACCAGCAGTGGTTCTCCGATTCGGACTTCTCCGGAGTCTCCTCGCCGGAGACCCTGTCCCCGGATTCATCGCCTCTTCTTCAGAAAGCCGGGAAGGCTGGGTATACTACTTCCCGCCTCGGAGTGGCCTCACAAGGAAAGCCCGGGAGAGCAGTGAGGGTCCGGAGTAAGCAGCGTGAGAGCGCCAGTGAGAAGGAAAAGCTGAGGATGAGGGACCTGACCAAGGCGCTGCACCACCTGAGGTCCTACCTGCCACCTTCGGTGGCCCCTACGGGCCAAACCCTCACCAAGATCGAGACCCTTCGCCTCGCCATCCGTTACATCTCCTTCCTCTCGGCCCAACTCGGGGATACgccctcctcatcttcctcctcttcatcctcgtCTTCATCCTGCTCGCCGTACTACTACGCCAGTCCTCCTCCGCAGGCTCCTCATGACATGTACGCACAGCAGTGTCAAGACCAGGCCGCAGCATTGCATTCTGGGAGCTGTAGTTTTCCTGGCATGTTGCCACCTGGAGGATCCTCTTCCACCTCCACTCAG ATTGAGTACAACGACTACTACTGGGCTTGA